The following are encoded in a window of Candidatus Methylacidiphilales bacterium genomic DNA:
- a CDS encoding FHA domain-containing protein yields the protein MPQLIARSSEFPGLSFNLTQNIHTVGRLEDNDIVIPHPSLSGHHAELSTNGQDYTLTDLSSTNGTYVNEERIDKIKLRSGNIIRFGNVEFLYQSEYSGDGIPLPEPTPFPDLSDIEYKPPSAEYKNLAQNPKSATKNIPWVYLHALFLILFIAASVYFIIVVFNIQL from the coding sequence ATGCCACAGCTCATAGCACGTAGCAGCGAGTTCCCTGGCCTTTCCTTCAACCTCACTCAAAATATTCACACTGTGGGACGATTAGAAGATAATGATATCGTCATACCCCATCCAAGTTTGTCTGGTCACCACGCAGAGCTTTCAACCAACGGGCAAGATTATACCCTTACCGATTTATCCTCAACCAACGGCACCTATGTGAACGAAGAACGGATTGATAAAATTAAACTTCGCTCTGGTAACATCATCCGATTTGGCAATGTTGAATTCCTCTATCAATCCGAATATTCCGGAGACGGCATACCTCTTCCAGAGCCCACCCCATTCCCAGACCTTTCCGACATAGAATATAAACCACCTTCTGCTGAATACAAAAATCTCGCCCAAAACCCGAAATCTGCCACAAAAAATATTCCATGGGTCTACCTCCATGCGCTATTCCTGATTCTTTTCATCGCTGCTAGCGTCTATTTCATAATCGTCGTATTCAACATCCAACTATGA